One genomic window of Pagrus major chromosome 22, Pma_NU_1.0 includes the following:
- the hmgn3 gene encoding high mobility group nucleosome-binding domain-containing protein 3 isoform X1: protein MPKRKSPEGPEGKEASKVTKQEPTRRSERLSAKPAPPRAEVKPKKAIVKKVADDKGLKAKKGGPKGKKDDGPAQNGETKTNEVTEAAEEATEEKA from the exons TCTCCAGAGGGTCCCGAGGGCAAGGAGGCCTCCAAAGTCACAAAACAAGAG CCCACCAGAAGGTCGGAGAGACTGTCAGCG AAGCCTGCTCCTCCGAGGGCTGAGGTCAAGCCCAAGAAGGCCATCGTCAAG AAGGTGGCAGACGATAAGGGGCTGAAGGCGAAGAAGGGCGGCCCCAAGGGGAAGAAGGATGACGGCCCCGCCCAGAACGGAGAGACCAAGACCAATGAG GTAACTGAAGCGGCGGAGGAGGCGACCGAGGAGAAGGCGTAA
- the hmgn3 gene encoding high mobility group nucleosome-binding domain-containing protein 3 isoform X3 codes for MPKRKSPEGPEGKEASKVTKQEPTRRSERLSAKPAPPRAEVKPKKAIVKVADDKGLKAKKGGPKGKKDDGPAQNGETKTNEVTEAAEEATEEKA; via the exons TCTCCAGAGGGTCCCGAGGGCAAGGAGGCCTCCAAAGTCACAAAACAAGAG CCCACCAGAAGGTCGGAGAGACTGTCAGCG AAGCCTGCTCCTCCGAGGGCTGAGGTCAAGCCCAAGAAGGCCATCGTCAAG GTGGCAGACGATAAGGGGCTGAAGGCGAAGAAGGGCGGCCCCAAGGGGAAGAAGGATGACGGCCCCGCCCAGAACGGAGAGACCAAGACCAATGAG GTAACTGAAGCGGCGGAGGAGGCGACCGAGGAGAAGGCGTAA
- the hmgn3 gene encoding high mobility group nucleosome-binding domain-containing protein 3 isoform X2, with protein sequence MPKRKSPEGPEGKEASKVTKQEPTRRSERLSAPAPPRAEVKPKKAIVKKVADDKGLKAKKGGPKGKKDDGPAQNGETKTNEVTEAAEEATEEKA encoded by the exons TCTCCAGAGGGTCCCGAGGGCAAGGAGGCCTCCAAAGTCACAAAACAAGAG CCCACCAGAAGGTCGGAGAGACTGTCAGCG CCTGCTCCTCCGAGGGCTGAGGTCAAGCCCAAGAAGGCCATCGTCAAG AAGGTGGCAGACGATAAGGGGCTGAAGGCGAAGAAGGGCGGCCCCAAGGGGAAGAAGGATGACGGCCCCGCCCAGAACGGAGAGACCAAGACCAATGAG GTAACTGAAGCGGCGGAGGAGGCGACCGAGGAGAAGGCGTAA